From Mucilaginibacter gotjawali:
ACATCCGCTAGCTTAAACGGTTTTATTTCATATGTTTCCCATATTTTTTGAGTGATATAAGGCTCAGTTTGCTTCCATTTTTCCAGTTGTTCCTCTGTTTCAAACTGCATCACCATTACCGACCCGATCATTTTGCCATCATCATTTAATATAGCGCCCCCGAAAATAAAATTACTGGCCTTTTTAAGCTCCTTTGCACCTTCAAAATGATCAGGCCGTACTTTCATACGGCGGTCAAGGGCGCCGGCATCAGTATAATCATAAGCAGTTATCACATATTGTTTCATCATTAAATGATTTTATTGTCATCAAATCAAATACAAATTTCATTAATTATTTAAAAATGATGTTATTTTGGGAAAGATATTTAGGTTTGGCGCCAGGAAAAA
This genomic window contains:
- a CDS encoding YciI family protein, encoding MMKQYVITAYDYTDAGALDRRMKVRPDHFEGAKELKKASNFIFGGAILNDDGKMIGSVMVMQFETEEQLEKWKQTEPYITQKIWETYEIKPFKLADV